The DNA sequence GCATGGAGGCGCTGCGGAACTCCTACATCGGCTATCTGGACCCGGTTACCCTTGTGGCGTCCAACAAGATCCATTTGAACCGGAACAACGACGACTACTACAGGACTTACTTGGTACCGTTGGACCAGCTGAAGATCCGCAACACGAATGCTTCCGAAAAGTTGATGCGCCAGTGCTTCAATTGGTTCCATGATCGGTTGCGTAGGGAGTACACCACTGGTGAGGCCTTGGCCGGACTGGTGGATACCATCGTGGACAAGCTCGTGTTCACGGTGATTACAGTGGGGGACGACTTGAACGCCTTCAAGGTGTTCGAGACGCTGAACGCACGGGGTGTGCAGCTCTCCGCTGCAGACCTGCTGAAGAATTACTTGTTCTCCGTGGTGGACACCGAAGGCAGTCATACATCCGAGTTGCGGGAGATTGAAGAGCTGTGGGCGCAAGTGATGAGCACGCTCGGCGATCAGCGCTTCGAGGAATTCCTGCGGGTCTACTGGAATAGCCGTCGGAAAAATGTGCGCAAGAACGAGCTGTTCAAGGTCATTCGGAAACACATCCGGCACAAGGGCGAAGCCTTTGCGTTGCTTCGGGACCTGCGCCGCACGGCCGATCTGTTCATGGCTTTACGCAACCCGGAAGATGAGCTCTGGAAGGCCGACCGGCCTATACAATACCACCTGGAGGAGTTGCGCATGTTCCAAGTGCGCCAGCATCTGCCCTTGCTGATGTCCGCTCACGAATCCCTGGACAAGGCTGGCTTCCACAAGGTCCTGGAGGCCTGCAGTGTCATCTCCTTGCGCTACAATGTGATCGGCGGTTTGAACCCGAACGAACAGGATCGGGTTTATAACGATGCTGCCTTGCGGATCCACAAGGAAAAGCAGTTTGCCTTAAGCTGGTTGCAGGAGGTCTATCCGGACGATGAAAGTTTCGAGACGACCTTCTCCAACGTCGCCTTCAAAGACACCTCTAGGAACAACAAGATCGTCCGTTATCTGCTGGCCTCTGTCGAGCGGAGGAAGCACCAAACAGAGGTGGATCCCTTTGGTGAGAGCATGTCCATCGAGCATGTCATGCCAAGATCGGCCGTCGAGGACTGGGGAATCGACGATGACGTCTACGAGAGGTGCGTCTTCAGGCTGGGAAACCTGACGCTGTTGGAGGCATCACGAAATAAGGATGCCAGTTCGAAGCTCTACACGGAAAAGCGTGGTCTCTATGAGGGCAGCACATTCGGGATAACCCGGGCCATCGCCGAGCATTACTCCGAGTGGGGTGAGGAGCAGATCTCCAAACGTCAGAAGCAGCTTGCTAAGCAGGCCCGGGATATTTGGTCGCTTCGGATGAGCTGAACAAAGCAGGATACATTACTACTGCAGGGTGATCTGCATTACCACCTGCGCGCCCCATCGCTTCCAGCATCAGCAGGGATGGCGCGTTGATCGCCCACGCCGAACAGGATGCCTACCTTTGGGTGCATGAATGCGAACAGCGCACCGATGAGATCCTTTCCCGGCTTCCGGCCGATTGGGGCATCGATGTAGCCAACTTGCGCCAACGGCTGCAGGACCGGCTCTTCGATCCGCAGCGCCTTCCCGCCGTTCTGGACCATTTCCACGCCTTGTTGGCCCAATGTTGACCCCACGCCTGCGCCGGGCTTCGGCGCCGAACCCATGAGCAGCTTCTATTCCATCGTCCATGCCGGGATCAATCCCGTGGCCGGCGACAAGCTGGCCGTGGGGCTTTTCATGCGCGGTGCGCAAGGGCCTCGTTTCGCCTGGAGCCGCAACAGGGTGGGCGTGGTGCGCGACCTGTTGGGGCGCGATGCCCACCGCATGCTGGTGGTGAACCTGAAGGCGCTGGCCCGGGAGACCCAGGCGGATGCGAAGTTTAGCGCCGGGCTGTTCAGCCAAGTGGAGGCCGGAGAGCTGGCAGGGCAGTTGTTGCAGGAGCCCTACTTCGAGTACCTGAGCCGATACAGCCGTAATCTGCTCACCTTCGGACCGGTCACACGCATTGAAGTGGAAGCGGATGAAGCACGGTTCGCAGCCCTCTTCAAGCTGCTGGTGGATGATCACGAGCCAAGTAGCAAACCGGCCACCTCGGACATTGATGAAGTGCGGGAAGGTTTGCGCGCACGCACCGCTCAGCGGCTGGCATGGGAGGTAACGCTCACGCAGGCACGCTTGCCCGGTCTGCTCATGCCTGCGGTCACCATCGGCTTCCACGGCCGCAACGAATTGGACGTGATCGGCGAGGTGGTGGACTTTGAGCGGCCCAACTACCATTTGGAGAACCAGTTGTACGAGCTGAACGATGTGCAGCGCGCCATCAGTGCGAACAAGCAGCTGGGCAAGGCCTACGTGGTGGGCGATGAGCCGGATGCGAACACGCATGCGAAGCAACATGCCACGTGGAAGGCGTTCCGCGCACAGAGCCGATACACTGTGGTGCCAAGCAATGAGGTAAAGGAGGTGGAGAATTATATGGAGGAGCACAACGTGCGGCCGGTGGAATTGAACGAGACTGTTCAGTAAAGTGTGTCAGGCCGGATTGCGAACTTCAACACCTGACCCATGGAGGACAAGACGGACAAGTTCGATTACGAAGCCTTCGAGAAGGAGGCCATGAAGCAATTGCTACTGGGCAAGCCCTTGAGCGGCAGCGATGGGGTGCTGACCCCGCTGGTGAAGCGACTGATGGAGGCCTCGCTACGGGGCGAGCTGAGCGCTCACCTGGCCGAGGAGCCGCCTGGAGGTAACCGGCGCAACGGACATGGGCGCAAGCGGGTGAAGACCGCCCACGGAGAGGTGGAGATCGCCACGCCGCGCGACCGTGAGGGAACCTTCGACCCGGTGCTGCTGCCCAAGCGCGAGCGCGTGCTGAACGCCGAGCTGGACATGAAGATCATCAAGCTCTACGGGCTTGGGATGAGCCAGCGCGACATAAGCGACCATGTGCGGGACCTGTACGGCATCGAGGTGAGCGAGGCCACGATCAGCGCGGTGACCGACCAGGTGATCGCCGATGTACAGACCTGGCGGCAGCGGCCCTGGAGGCGCGCTACGCGATCGTGTGGCTCGATGCCATCCACTTCAAGGTGAAGCAGGAAGGGCGCGTGGTGAACAAGGCCGTATACACCGCCTTGGGCGTTGGCCCCGATGGCCACAAGGACCTGCTGGGCCTGTACGTGGGGCAGAGCGAAGGGGCCAAGTTCTGGCTGGGCGTGCTGGGCGACCTGCGCCAACGCGGCGTGGAGGACATGCTGATCGCATGCATCGACAACCTGAGCGGCTTCTCCGACGCGATCTCCTTGGTGTACCCACAGAGCGATATCCAGCTCTGCATCGTGCACCAGGTGCGCAATACCCTGAAGTACATCAGCTACAAGCACTACAAGGAGGTGGTCAAGGACATGCGGGCCATCTACCGGGCCCCTGGTGAGCAGCAAGCGCTGCATGCCCTGGAGGTCTTCAGCGACAAATGGGGGAACGCTACCCGCAGGCGGTGAGCTCCTGGCACACCAACTGGCCGCTGCTGGCCAGCCAGTACCGCTACAGCGAGCGCATCCGGCGGCTCATCTACACCACCAATCCCATCGAGGGCTTCCACGCTCAGCTGCGCAAGTACACCAAGACCAAGCGCGTCTTCGACAACGACATGGCCCTGCTCAAGCTGCTCTATCTGGCCCAGCAGCGCATCGTGGAGAAAATGGCCGCCAAGCCCATCTTCGCTTGGAGGGAGATAGCCGCCGAGCTACGCCTGCTCTTCGGCCCACGCTTCGATCCACAGGCGATCAACACCGATCAACAGGTTCTGAGTCTCCCCCGGACCCCCTCGTTCAAAACCCAACAACATCAACATCATCAGCAATAACGATGATGACACACTTTATCTAACAGACCCAATTGAACGGATAATTTCGTTCGGCCTTCACCGATGGCCACCTTCCTCACCGCCACCCCACCATCCCCCCGCACAACCACCACGTCCTTCCAAAACCCATGTCCCGCAGCACCTGTGCGGCCTGAGCACTTCTTCCGCCGCCCGTGGCGCACACGGTGATGATGCGTTCACGGGGCGACCAGCTGCGCGCCCGCTCCAGCAGCTCGGTCAGCGGGATGTTGATCGCGTGCGGAAGATGTCCGCTGGCATACTCTTCTGGACTGCGCACATCCACCACGCGCACACCGGGGCTGTTCAGCAGCGGCTTCAGGTCCTCTGGTTCCAGGCATTCGCGTTCGCTGGGCATGCGCAGCCACACGAGCAGACCGCTGAGCACCGTGACCACGCCGATGGCGAGGATGGAGGCCGTGATGCCGAAGCGATCCGCGATGAGGCCGGTGAGCAGTGCGCCGATCGCGTAGCCCAGGTCGCGCCACAGGCGGAACACGCCCACGGCCTCGCTGCGCTGTTGCGGATGCGTGTGCGCGGCGATCACCGCGAGGAAAGTCGGGTACACGAGCGCCGTGCCCAGGCCCAGCGCGGCACTGAGCGCGATGAAGGCGCCTTGTGCGTGCACGACCGGCAGGCCGAGGATGGCGATGCCTTGCAGCACCATGCCGATGATGAGCAAGGAGCGGCGGTTCACATGGTCCGCCAGCTTGCCGGTGAAGAGCTGGCCGAGGCCCCACACGGCGGGGTACACGGCGGCGATGAGGCCGATGCGCTCGGGGCCGAGGCCCTCGTGCAGCAGCAGCACGGGCAGCAGGCCCCACAGCATGCCGTCGTTCAGGTTGTTCACCAGTCCGGCCTGGGTGACAGGGCCCAGCGTGCGGTGCGTAAGGCTGGTCTCCACGAACACGCGCTTCAGCTTGGGGAGGACGCTGGTGGCGCCCTCAGCGGCCACGTGGTGCACGGTGTCCTTCACCCAGAGCAGCGTGAGCAACAGACCGATGACCGCGATGCCGATGCCCACTTGGAAGGGCACCGGCCGTGGACCGTGATGTGCGGCCAGGTAGCCGGTGAGAAAGGCCATGCCGCCCACGGCGAGGTAACCGGCGAACTCGTTGAGGCCCATGGCCAGGCCGCGGTCCTTCTCGCCCACGAGGTCCATCTTCATCACCACCGTGCTGCTCCACGCGAAGCCCTGGTGGATGCCCAGCAGGATGTTGGCCGCCACCACCCACGCCCAGGCATCGGCGTGGATGAGCAGGAAGGGCACGGGCAGTGCGTGGCTCCAGCCGATCACCAACAAGGCTTTGCGGCCGTAGCGTCCGGCGAGCCGGCCGGTGAAGTAGTTGGCCAGCGCCTTGCTGATGCCGAAGGCCATGATGAAGCTGAGCGCAGCGGCATGGGAGGCGATGCCGAACTCCGCTTCCGCCAGCAGCGGCAGCACGGTGCGCTCGATGCCCACCATGCCGCCCACGAAGGCGTTGACGATGACGAGCAGGGTGAACTGCTTCCAGTTGGCGCGGAGGCCGAGGGTGGTCATGTGTATCGCCAACGCTTCGCGATCCGCACCAAGTGCAACATGATGGGCACTTCGATAAGTACACCCACCACGGTCACCAATGCGGCACCGCTGTTCAATCCGAAGAGCGCGATGGCCACGGCCACCGAGAGTTCGAAGAAGTTGCTGGCCCCGATCATGCTGGCCGGTGCGCAGGTGCGGTAGTTCAGTCCCAGCCAGCGGCCGCCCTTCCAGCTGAGGAGGAAGATGAAGTAGGTCTGCAGCGTGAGGGGGATGGCGATGAGCAGGATGTCGAAGGGCTTGGCCAGGATCTTCTGGCCCTGGAAGGCGAAGAGCAGCACCAGCGTGAGCAGCAGCGCGGTGATGGAGAGCGGCTTCAGCGCGGGCAGGAAGCGGGTCTTGAACCAGGCCTCACCCTTGCTGCGCATCAGCCAGCGGTGGGTGAGGTAGCCCGCCACCAGCGGGATCACCACGAAGACGATGACCGAGGTGCTGAGCACCTCCCACGGGATGCTGATGCCCGAGATGCCCAGCAGCAGCTGCACGATGGGGATGAAGAGCACCAGCAGGATGAG is a window from the Flavobacteriales bacterium genome containing:
- a CDS encoding DUF262 domain-containing protein, giving the protein MTGIQDTKSNTYRQLFGNGLTYVIPKFQRDYSWTSEQWDDLWQDIQSVLRGDEPGHYMGYLVLQTENNKVFKVIDGQQRLTTLSILILAVLKSLHGLIESGVDPDRNKRRMEALRNSYIGYLDPVTLVASNKIHLNRNNDDYYRTYLVPLDQLKIRNTNASEKLMRQCFNWFHDRLRREYTTGEALAGLVDTIVDKLVFTVITVGDDLNAFKVFETLNARGVQLSAADLLKNYLFSVVDTEGSHTSELREIEELWAQVMSTLGDQRFEEFLRVYWNSRRKNVRKNELFKVIRKHIRHKGEAFALLRDLRRTADLFMALRNPEDELWKADRPIQYHLEELRMFQVRQHLPLLMSAHESLDKAGFHKVLEACSVISLRYNVIGGLNPNEQDRVYNDAALRIHKEKQFALSWLQEVYPDDESFETTFSNVAFKDTSRNNKIVRYLLASVERRKHQTEVDPFGESMSIEHVMPRSAVEDWGIDDDVYERCVFRLGNLTLLEASRNKDASSKLYTEKRGLYEGSTFGITRAIAEHYSEWGEEQISKRQKQLAKQARDIWSLRMS
- a CDS encoding MFS transporter, which translates into the protein MTTLGLRANWKQFTLLVIVNAFVGGMVGIERTVLPLLAEAEFGIASHAAALSFIMAFGISKALANYFTGRLAGRYGRKALLVIGWSHALPVPFLLIHADAWAWVVAANILLGIHQGFAWSSTVVMKMDLVGEKDRGLAMGLNEFAGYLAVGGMAFLTGYLAAHHGPRPVPFQVGIGIAVIGLLLTLLWVKDTVHHVAAEGATSVLPKLKRVFVETSLTHRTLGPVTQAGLVNNLNDGMLWGLLPVLLLHEGLGPERIGLIAAVYPAVWGLGQLFTGKLADHVNRRSLLIIGMVLQGIAILGLPVVHAQGAFIALSAALGLGTALVYPTFLAVIAAHTHPQQRSEAVGVFRLWRDLGYAIGALLTGLIADRFGITASILAIGVVTVLSGLLVWLRMPSERECLEPEDLKPLLNSPGVRVVDVRSPEEYASGHLPHAINIPLTELLERARSWSPRERIITVCATGGGRSAQAAQVLRDMGFGRTWWLCGGMVGWR
- the arsB gene encoding ACR3 family arsenite efflux transporter, which codes for MSQTAPTIGFFEKYLTAWVLLCIAAGLALGQVAGSGMQVIADLEVNTVNIPVALLIWLMIYPMMVQVDFDSVRRIGPQLKGLGLTVVVNWLIKPFTMAFFAWIFFTTLYAAWITPELAQEYIAGAILLGAAPCTAMVFVWSYLSGGDPNYTLVQVSVNDLILLVLFIPIVQLLLGISGISIPWEVLSTSVIVFVVIPLVAGYLTHRWLMRSKGEAWFKTRFLPALKPLSITALLLTLVLLFAFQGQKILAKPFDILLIAIPLTLQTYFIFLLSWKGGRWLGLNYRTCAPASMIGASNFFELSVAVAIALFGLNSGAALVTVVGVLIEVPIMLHLVRIAKRWRYT